In Canis lupus baileyi chromosome 19, mCanLup2.hap1, whole genome shotgun sequence, the sequence GACAGACACAACTGGACACACAAATCTAGACACCCAGTCCCGGAGAAACCAGAGCTACGATACCCAGGAGACACAGACACGCGCATGGCATCCCTTAGGCCCAGGGGAGAGGTGGTAGCCCAGACCCTGGCCCAGTCCACTTCCTCCAGCTAGGCCGCCCGGGGCTCCCCCGGACGCATGGCCCTCCTCAGCCCAGCTCCAGGTTCTCTGCTCTCTCCTGGCTCATCAGTGGTCCCTGCCGCCCACGAACACAGGCGTGCACACACAGCATCCATGCATCCAAACACACGATACCTCGTTTCACTTTTGGCATCATTGTGGGCTGGaggcagcccccgccccccaacactTGAGGCCAAAGGACCCCCTGTCCCCGGGGCTGAACCTCCCTGGGCCGAGGCCCTGGCCCAGAGGCTGAGGGGGGAGGCTGGGCCCTgagccttccccctccccccaaaggcCTCCCCAGCAGGAAGTACCCGCTGTTCCCTGCAGgccccccccaacctccccctACCCCGGGGGTGGacagggcccaggggcccagccccgaattccctccccacccccttgtcACCCCCTTTCAGTTTGTTGGGTTTTTCCGTCTTTCCAAACTCCTGAGGGCCATGGATGCAGCCCCCATCCTGAGGCCCAGCCCCGGCTTCTGTCTGGAAAGTCCAGACGCTTTCCATTCCCCTAGTTTtcattctttgtaaaaaaaaaaagaaaaaaaaagaaaaaaaagaaaagaaaaaagaaaagaaaaagaaagaaaaaatttccaaCAGAAGCCGATGGCCGGAGCCCCTGGGAGCCCtcgcagccccccaccccccgcagcgGGCCCAGTCAGAACTGAGAATTGCAAACCCCAGTTCAGCTTCAGTTGCCCTTCCTCCCGTGTCCCTGCGTTTGGTGTCCGGCCACGGCCCCATCGGACTGCCcagctctctctcccccacccctcccggtGTTTGTTAGTAAACGTCTGTGGAGCTTCTGCtgcaaggaacaaaaagaaaaaaaaaatcaaaaaagcgacaaaaacacacaaacagaagaggaaaaaaaaaagcgacaaaaaaaaggaagaaaaaaaaaacacacagaagagattaaaaaaaaaaaaaaggaaaaaaaaagacataaactgGCACCAGTTAACTTTCTTGTACTTTTTTGCCGAATTTAGCTTCTTGTAGTTTTAACTTATTGCTATGTTAACTATTTATTCTTGTTGCCCTGTAAGGACATTTGTGTATATTTCTGTTCCTTCATCCAGTTTGCAAGTTTAAAGGAACCACGatgttctctttgtttctttaagtTTTGCTGAGACGTGGTTATgcctaatttatttataaaaggggAAGTGGAAtcattaaagtaataataattattaataacagtAATGGTAGCCGAGCGGCGCCCGGGGGGCGTGTGCTCTGTGGGGCGTCCCCGCGGCCAGCGACGTCCGGGGTCTTAATGGGATTATTTTTGCTCGTCTTGAGAATTTTTTCAGTCCTCTTTAGCTGGTGAAAACCCTAGCTTGTTCTTGATACACGAACCTATTTATTCTTGTGGTTTTTAAAGTCCTTCCCAACCTCCCAGCACCCCTCCAGCAGGGCAGGCACCCCCAGCGGGtccacccctctccctctgctgtttcttGGGGCTCTCTCCCCTCCGCCCTCCAAGCGCAGGGACACGTGTGCACACGTGGGCAGCGTGCAGGGGGCGTCTGTGAGCAATAAGGGCTGGGTCTGTCCCCGACCCTGGGGCAGCCGGGCTCTGCAGAGGGGGCACCTCCCcacaccacccccctccccactgaGGCCTAGGCCCCTGACACCCCAAAGTCTGGGAGGGGActtctttttctaaaacacagaacTCAGCCCAGCCAGGCTCCCTCCCCAGAGGCCAGCCCCTCACCCCAGGGGCCAGGGGGCCTGGGGTCTTCCACAaccctggggggcaggggcagggcccgtGGGATGGGGGCTCAGCCCCCTCCAGCCCTCCCTTCATCCTGTTATTTATTCAGAAGGTTTCAAATCACGACAGAGTCCATGTTGGAGGTGAtaaagaactgtaaaaaaaaaaaaaaaaaaaaaaaaatcgagaaaaagacaaaaaaaaatcacaaaaacccaaaacccaacaAGAACACTTTGCGTTGCGTTTAGACTATTTATTACCGGGATTACAGGCCTGGCCGCGGTAACAGACTTTTACATGGAATTGTTTAATTATTTGTACTTTTCATGCCAGAAAATAAAAGTTCAGAATCTTACGGCCTCAGCTGTCTGTGTGCTGGCAGGTGGGGAGTGCTGGGAGTGTGTCACTGGTCCTGGCCGTGTGGCCACACCTAAGCCTGGCTCTCATCgggagcccctgcccctcctcactacacacacacacacatacacacgactCAGGGTGGGTGAGAAACCAATGCAGGTGGAAGTGGCCCCGGGGGTCCATCTGCCCTGCGGCCCTGGGCTTACTCCAGGGCCCACCAGGCAGCTCAGATGTAGGCTCTGATGAGACCGCAACCCTGACGGGGGAGGTGGGTGCTGGACCTGCAGAGAGCCACCTCTCCTGCATTCCACCCTCTGCCCATCCCACTCCTGAGGAAAGCAAAGTGGACAGCCTGGTTGGGGAGAGGGAATCGTGTTTATTGTTTTGAGGTCACAGGTCAAGTCACTCATCCCCACCAGGGAGGGAGGCAAACAccctgggcggggggcgggggcgggcgcccAGGGGGTGCGGAACTCCTTTATTCCACCTTTGGAGACCACCGGGGCCTGGGAAGGAGGGCTGTGCCCTGCCCGGCCCCCCTGAGAGCAGGGCAGAGCTCCACATGgatcccgcccccaccccctccccccgcccccaatgcCAGGGTGAGGAGACTGGAGGGGCAGGCCTTGGTCCCCTGGCGGAGCGCTGGGTGGGCGGGTGGCACCGTTGGGGATGTTTCTGAGCCTTGAGGTTCTGGAACCAGAGAGAGACCAAATGAGAAAGACggagagagaggcggaggggTGAGGAGAGAAGAGGTGCCTGCCTAGCTCTTTTCTTTAGAGCGTGCTGTACCCCCAAAGTTGAGGTGGGCACCTCTGCACCCAGGAGGGCTAGAGCTCATCATGGTCACCATCAGTGGGCAGTTCAGGTGGTGGCTCTGGGCAGGCGGCTGGTGTCATCAGCTCCATGAGGTACTCGCAGCGACTGGGCTCCGTGGTGCTGGTCACCACTGTCTCCTTTCCACACAGCAGGCGCAcctggggcaggcaggtgggcgCTCAGGGGGGCTTGGGGGGGGCCTggacccctgcccccagcccgcGCCCTGCCAGCACTCACGGTGGTGGAGCGGTTGGGGCCCTGCCAGCAGCCCGTGCCCTGCTCGTACTTCATGGCGCTGAACTTGTCGTGCTCGGGGCCAGCCCATGAGCCCCAGGTGCTGCAGGAGAGTGAGGTGCTTAGGAGTGGGGCTGGAGGGGACTGGGGAGCTGGGGGAAGGAAGTCTGGTCTACACCCACTCACCCGAGGCTGGTGGGGGAGCCGCCAAGTTTGGGCTTCTGAGAGACGAGCTTGAAGGGGCAAAGCCGGTAGATGTACCTGTCACAGGATGGGGATGGTGGGCAGGGGACATGGGACCCCAGCCTCCTCAAACTCCCCTGACTGACTGCCCGTAAGCCCACCCCTTCACCCCCCTGTCCTCGCCCAGGACCCCACAAGTCTACCCCACCCGCCCCGCTGGCCAGTGGGGGGCGCACTCGTTGGTGGTGAGCTCGTAGCACTGGCTGTACAGGTAGGCAAACTCTCCGTTGGGGCCAAAGTCAAAGGAAATCTCCTGCTCCAGGTTCCTGGAAGGGGAGGCCAAGCAGTTAAGGGGCAGCTGGGGACGCCACAGCCTCGTCGGGATCACATGGGGAGGCCCACTCCAGCAAGGGAGGGCCACCTGGGGGCTGGGCTCAGGCTCCTCACTGTCTGGGGACCCTCCCTGCAGGAGCTGCCACCGCCTCAGCAGAGGTAGCCTCGGCAACTCCCCATTACCACCTCCTCTGGGGAGCTCGGGGCAGGCGGCTACATGGCAGGTGCAAACACGGCCTTGTGTGGCCAGACACCCCCCCTTACCTGATGGACTCTTCCATGTCCCTCAAGGACCGCTCAGCCTCCTCAAACTTGTTGCGGGCCTCCTGGGCGGCTGGAGGGGGTGGGCAATGTGGGAGGAGGTCAGAGGTGCCCCAAAGCCCCATCCAGGAAGACGGAGGGGGTGCCACGGACACACCCACTTCCCCCAGCTCACGGCCTGCTCCGAGTGAGGACTGGGCCCAGGAAGGCCCTGCAGGCCTCTAGTCCCAGGGCAGACCCCACTCGGCTGCCCAGGCTCTGAActcctgagggaggaggagggccagggctCTTGGGGCCTAGCTGGCTCCTCACCCCAGCCTGGGGTGGCACAAACAAGCGGCAGCCTGAGGCAGGAGGGCCCCTGGGGCTGACAAGGTTAGCGATGGTTTCTCCAGGCCCCAGACACCCCTTCCAGGGCGGCCCACACGCCCCAGGTTTGCTTGGGGCCAACGCAAGCCCATCTTGGGAGCCAAGTAAGGTCCATTCCACGGGCCAGGCACGGGAGCTTGGATTCGGGCagggtcccctccctccccaggttGGCGCGCACCATCAATGAAGGCCTGCGTCTGCTCATCATACGGCGGCATTTTGTCCTCTTCAGTGGGGCTGGCCGCAGGCTGCGGGGGCACCAGTGGGGGTggggcctcctgggggaggggtagagtCAGCAACTGACCCAGCCCCCACCCGGTCACTCCCTTCTCCTCCAAACACACACCTTGGGCTGCTCCCTTGGCACCTGGgaatcttcttcctcctcttcctcctcttcctcctccggctcctcttcttcctcctcctcttcctcctcttccacgGGTGGTGAGGGCACTGGAGGCTGCTCCTCCTTGGGCTCCGTCAGGTCAGGCTCTGACGGTGCAGGTGGGGGGCTGGTGGGTAGCACCTGGCGGGTGTGTGGGCAGCAGGTGCCGTGGGCTCCGTGGTccacccccgcctccccgggGCTCAAGCCCAAGCTCACACCATCACCCAGTGGGCAGCCTCTGTCTCCGCCCCTTCCAAGGGGCCtgaagggagagacagacagcTGGCAGGGGGGGCCCTCCACAGAGGGTGCTTGGGTTACCCAGCTGGCCAGGGTGGCCCTGTGCCAGAACCAGAGGCAGTTCCTTTGTGAGGCATTTGGGAGAGGGAAGGCTGGGAGGGGGGActgcctctcttctcctcccccgaCTGACCTCAGACCGGTATTTGTCCCTGATGGCAGCCCAGAGGCGGTCAGAGAAGGCAGTGGCGTCGGCGTGCACGTCTCCCCCAAGGAGGGCCTGTGTACATGTTGGGGGTGGTGTCAGGATTGGGGCCTCCATGTGCCccgctgtgtgccaggcacggaTGTGCCCTGACCACCCATGACCAGGCCCAGAAGGGGGCAGCACAGGCCTGTGGGAACAAGGAGGGGGCCCAGAGGAGGGGCGCAGGCAGGGGTCAGCAGCcagggagagaaagtgagagacacagagggagaaagagctaGAGGGCACTGCAACCAGAGGTCGCTGGGCGCTTGGGAAGAGGTGGAGGCCCAGGCAGGACAGGGAAGAGGCCAGCAGCAGGGATCCGGACTGGTGAGGACAGGAGGCCAAGACCCACACCGAAGGATGAAGGACGGAGGATGGTGGGGCGAGGGTTGGGGGGACGAAGGGGAGCTGCATCTGGGGCCCGGTGGGCAGGAAATCTGGCGCTTTCCTAACCAGATGCCTCCGTGGCACCTGTGCGCTGCCACTGGGTCCccaagggcagggaggagagcCGGGCTGTTACCCTCTGGCCTCACCCAGGCAAAGCCAAGTGGCGTCAGCCATGCCGGGCTTCCCAGCAACCCTGGGAGCAGTCCATAACCAGCCTGGCCCCGCCGCCTGGCCCTACCGTCACCCTGGGGCAATGCCCTCTCCAAGTCCCGGGGCAAGAAGGATGGGGTACCTGAGCTTCCCCTTCAGAGAGAACCCCATCACCATCGGTGTCCAGCTCCGGATGGGTCTGCAGCTCGGTGACTGAGACCCTGCAGGGGCAcgggcagaggcccagagaggtaaggCCCACTGGCTCAGGGGCCCGCTACTCCCCTTCCCCGTTCTGCCCCAGAACTTATTTTAGGACCTCAAAGGGACAGGCATAGAAGTTGGGAGAAGTGAGCTCTGGGGTTGGGGTTGGAGTAGGGCCCAGTCTCGTCTCCTACCCAGTCCTGAAGACCCCATAGCCCTCAAGGGTCTCAGAAGAGACAGAGACCCCATGTTCCCACAGCCCACCCTGCCCTCAGCCATTAGCCTGGGCCAGCCAGCAAGGGCAGGGCCACGGTGGCACTGAAAGGGGTCTGGCTGTTGTCAAAGTGACCCAGGCCACAGAATGGGCTTAGGAAAAGTAATGGGGCCCCCCAGCTACCTCACCTGGCTCCTTGGTGTTGCGGGGGTGGTTTCCCTCATCTACCCTCAGATTTTTCTTTACACTTGAGTAAGCAGAGGCTTGTCCAGAATTGGTTTAGGACTAGCTAAGGACTCACGCCAGGGAGGTGGGGCTCAGGCACAGGATAgcgggaggtgggaggagggaaccccaggcccagggcaggacaGACAGACTCACGCTCCATCCTTATCGTCGTCCAGCTCCTGGAAAGCACTGGCTGCCAGCTCCTGTTCCCGCTGGGCCTTGGAGGCAGCCTGCTGCTCTGTGGAAGAGCCAGCTCCATCACCCGCCACCCTGAGGCCTGCCCTGCCCCGACACCCCGTGTGGCCCACTGTGTGCGAGGCCCTACACTGGGTGCCATGTTGGGCCAGTGTAGAGCACAGTCCGGGGATGGGAGCCAGGGGACGCCAAAGGCCGGCCAGGGTAGGGGCCAAGGCAGAGTCGAGAAGTGCCAGATAGTGGGGAGACTGAAGCGGGGAGTTAAGAGATTTTGCAAGCATGGGGGCTGGGCTCAAGAACACCCTAGGACTTTGGGTCTGAATAAGCAAGGGGCTGGCAAACGCCATGCCAGGGTGGGCGGGACATCACGCATAGGTCGGCCACGTCCAGGAGGCCCCCATGAGAAGCAGCCCATGTACCCCATATGGGCCCACTCTCTGACACAAGGGTCAGGATGGAGACTGGAGTCTGGTGTGGCCAagtcaggaaggcttcctggggggctctggggagtcccaggaaaagagaaagccaGCCGCACATGAGAGGGAACTGGGCTATGGCCAGCAGGGAGAGGCCTGCAGCTGTGCCTCTGCTCTGACGGTGCCTCCTCTACTGGCCTCATCCCCACCTAGTCTGGCTGGAGGGGACAGCAGCTCCGGTGACCAAGCTCAGAGCGTACCCCGGACCTCAGCTCAGCCATCTACGATGGGGTAAGTGGGGCTTCCTCTGCCACGCTGCGGCTCAGCCTGGGGATCCCACAGCGCCCCAGCAGAGCAAGCCGGCACTGTAACCTCTCACAGACAAGGGCATGAGGCTGGCTGGCTGCagggacctgcccaaggtcacccagctggcgAAGGGCAGAGCCGGGGCAGAGCCACAGAAAGGTTTAGGTCAGCCTCCACCGGGATGAACAGAGAGACTTTCCAGCACCGGAGAGGAAGGCAGAGCTTGGGGCGGCTGTTTGAGTAGCAGAGCGAGTGTGATTCTAGGTGGAGGGAAGGTACCAGCTGGACACCACCCGGGAAAGAGGGGACATAACAAAGCCCGGGGTCTCTGAAGAGCAGCAGAGGGTGGAAGCCAGAGTCTGAGGGCAGAAACAGCCTCTgcggagggaaggagaaagggagtcTACAGGTGCCACTGGGATTCTGGACTGGAGGCGCCTCTGCTCACCTGCCCCAGGGCCACAAAGCTCCAGTCTGCTTTCAGGGAGTATCCAGAAGCTGCCCACTTCTCTCTACCTCTGTACCCCCTACCCTGGTCCCAGCCCATCGCTTGCCTGGACCAATGTGGTCCGCTCCTCCCTGGTTTCCTGGCTTCTGTTCCGCCTCTGCTCAGAATCCTCTATGGCTTCTACCTCACTTGCAGTGAAAGCCTAAGTCCTCCCCATGATCCCCAACGCCTGCCTTTGTCTCCACCACGACACGCATACTCCCTCTGTCCAGCCACACGGCAGTTAGCTGCTCCTTAAAAACCAGACATGATgcggcctcagggcctttgcacctgtgCCTTCTGCCGGCTCACTCGTCCTTCAGCAGGCAGGGGCTCTCTCCGTCTCGATCAGTGCTAAGCTAGTGGCACCTAGGGTGTGCAGCCACTCCATATACACTGGGTGACCTACTGGATTACAGATTCTGAGAAacgagggcagagagaggaagggacagagaatgCAGCAGGTGCCCAGGGAGACGGAAAAGACCAGCAGTGCAGACTCAGAGACGGGCTGCCCACAGCTCCTGGTTACCAGCCCATCACCAGGGCCATGTTTCCCAAATCCTGCAATGCTTGGTCCTTTAGCTAGTCTGGAGTGGGTTTCTGCCCCACCTCGCCCTTCTAGCCTGCTGCCCCAGGGTGACCCCCACTGGACAGACTGAGGCCGAAGGCCAAGGCTTCCGATTTCCCAGAATGCAAGTATAACCTGCCAAGGGCAAGACAATGCTGGAAGGAGCA encodes:
- the PRKCSH gene encoding glucosidase 2 subunit beta isoform X1, with product MLLLLLLLPLCWAVEVKRPRGVSLTNHHFYDESKPFTCLDGSATILFDQVNDDYCDCKDGSDEPGTAACPNGSFHCSNTGYKPLYISSRWVNDGVCDCCDGTDEYNSGIVCENTCKEKGRKERETLQQMAEVTREGFRLKKILIEDWKKAREEKQEKLTELQAGKKSLEDQVEMLRMVKEEAEKPEKEAKDQHQKRWEEQQAASKAQREQELAASAFQELDDDKDGAVSVTELQTHPELDTDGDGVLSEGEAQALLGGDVHADATAFSDRLWAAIRDKYRSEVLPTSPPPAPSEPDLTEPKEEQPPVPSPPVEEEEEEEEEEEPEEEEEEEEEEDSQVPREQPKEAPPPLVPPQPAASPTEEDKMPPYDEQTQAFIDAAQEARNKFEEAERSLRDMEESIRNLEQEISFDFGPNGEFAYLYSQCYELTTNEYIYRLCPFKLVSQKPKLGGSPTSLGTWGSWAGPEHDKFSAMKYEQGTGCWQGPNRSTTVRLLCGKETVVTSTTEPSRCEYLMELMTPAACPEPPPELPTDGDHDEL
- the PRKCSH gene encoding glucosidase 2 subunit beta isoform X2; the protein is MLLLLLLLPLCWAVEVKRPRGVSLTNHHFYDESKPFTCLDGSATILFDQVNDDYCDCKDGSDEPGTAACPNGSFHCSNTGYKPLYISSRWVNDGVCDCCDGTDEYNSGIVCENTCKEKGRKERETLQQMAEVTREGFRLKKILIEDWKKAREEKQEKLTELQAGKKSLEDQVEMLRMVKEEAEKPEKEAKDQHQKRWEEQQAASKAQREQELAASAFQELDDDKDGAVSVTELQTHPELDTDGDGVLSEGEAQALLGGDVHADATAFSDRLWAAIRDKYRSEVLPTSPPPAPSEPDLTEPKEEQPPVPSPPVEEEEEEEEEEEPEEEEEEEEEEDSQEAPPPLVPPQPAASPTEEDKMPPYDEQTQAFIDAAQEARNKFEEAERSLRDMEESIRNLEQEISFDFGPNGEFAYLYSQCYELTTNEYIYRLCPFKLVSQKPKLGGSPTSLGTWGSWAGPEHDKFSAMKYEQGTGCWQGPNRSTTVRLLCGKETVVTSTTEPSRCEYLMELMTPAACPEPPPELPTDGDHDEL